One Leifsonia shinshuensis DNA window includes the following coding sequences:
- a CDS encoding NADP-dependent isocitrate dehydrogenase, translated as MDKIKVDGTVVELDGDEMTRIIWKAIKDSLIHPYLDVNLEYYDLGIQKRDETDDQITIDAAHAIQKHGVGVKCATITPDEARVEEFGLKKMWRSPNGTIRNILGGVVFREPIIISNIPRLVPGWNKPIVIGRHAFGDQYRATDFTFDGPGTLTMSFQPADGGEAQSFEIYQAPGAGVAMGMYNQDESIRDFARASFNYGLDRQYPVYLSTKNTILKAYDGRFKDLFQEVFDTEYKEKFDAAGLTYEHRLIDDMVASSLKWEGGYVWACKNYDGDVQSDTVAQGFGSLGLMTSVLTTPDGSVVEAEAAHGTVTRHYRQYQQGKPTSTNPIASIFAWTRGLAHRGKLDGNQDLIDFTHTLEDVVVKTVEEGKMTKDLALLVGPEQKFLTTEEFLDAISENLKARVA; from the coding sequence GTGGACAAGATCAAGGTTGATGGAACGGTCGTCGAGCTCGACGGCGACGAGATGACGCGGATCATCTGGAAGGCGATCAAGGACTCCCTCATCCACCCGTACCTCGACGTGAACCTCGAGTACTACGACCTCGGCATCCAGAAGCGCGACGAGACCGACGACCAGATCACGATCGACGCGGCGCACGCCATCCAGAAGCACGGCGTCGGCGTCAAGTGCGCGACCATCACCCCGGACGAGGCCCGCGTCGAGGAGTTCGGCCTCAAGAAGATGTGGAGGAGCCCGAACGGCACCATCCGCAACATCCTCGGCGGCGTCGTGTTCCGCGAGCCGATCATCATCTCCAACATCCCGCGCCTGGTCCCGGGCTGGAACAAGCCGATCGTCATCGGCCGTCACGCCTTCGGCGACCAGTACCGCGCCACCGACTTCACCTTCGACGGCCCTGGCACGCTGACCATGAGCTTCCAGCCGGCCGACGGCGGCGAGGCGCAGTCCTTCGAGATCTACCAGGCGCCCGGCGCCGGTGTCGCGATGGGCATGTACAACCAGGACGAGTCCATCCGCGACTTCGCCCGCGCGTCGTTCAACTACGGCCTGGACCGCCAGTACCCGGTGTACCTGTCGACCAAGAACACGATCCTCAAGGCCTACGACGGCCGGTTCAAGGACCTCTTCCAGGAGGTCTTCGACACCGAGTACAAGGAGAAGTTCGACGCGGCCGGCCTCACCTACGAGCACCGCCTGATCGACGACATGGTCGCCTCCAGCCTCAAGTGGGAGGGCGGCTACGTCTGGGCGTGCAAGAACTACGACGGCGACGTGCAGTCCGACACCGTCGCGCAGGGCTTCGGCTCGCTCGGCCTGATGACCTCCGTGCTGACCACCCCGGACGGCTCGGTCGTCGAGGCGGAGGCCGCGCACGGCACGGTTACCCGCCACTACCGTCAGTACCAGCAGGGCAAGCCGACCTCCACCAACCCGATCGCCTCGATCTTCGCCTGGACGCGCGGCCTCGCGCACCGCGGCAAGCTCGACGGCAACCAGGACCTCATCGACTTCACCCACACCCTCGAGGACGTCGTGGTGAAGACGGTCGAGGAGGGCAAGATGACCAAGGACCTCGCCCTCCTGGTCGGCCCGGAGCAGAAGTTCCTGACCACCGAGGAGTTCCTCGACGCGATCAGCGAGAACCTGAAGGCGCGCGTGGCGTAA
- a CDS encoding response regulator yields the protein MCLRVVIVDDHARFRAQAAELLTLERFSVVGDAETGAGGVELSRTLAPDLVLLDVGLPDANGFDLVTAMHETGAAVVLTSSRALRDYGTRVSDSGADGFITKAELTGEAIRSLLMN from the coding sequence ATGTGCCTCCGTGTTGTGATCGTCGACGACCACGCACGGTTCCGGGCTCAGGCCGCAGAGCTCCTCACCCTGGAGCGCTTCTCCGTCGTCGGGGACGCCGAGACCGGCGCCGGCGGCGTCGAGCTCAGCCGTACCCTGGCACCCGACCTGGTGCTGCTGGACGTCGGCCTCCCCGACGCCAACGGATTCGACCTGGTCACCGCGATGCACGAGACCGGGGCCGCGGTCGTGCTCACGTCGAGCCGTGCGCTGCGCGACTACGGAACGCGCGTCTCCGACAGCGGGGCGGACGGTTTCATCACCAAGGCGGAGCTGACCGGTGAGGCGATTCGCAGCCTGCTGATGAACTGA
- a CDS encoding ABC transporter ATP-binding protein — protein sequence MSTATVLGVEGEERNDLNKEESRQIRRRSLRLLGSLLHPLRTRLVLTAIVVVISTAGQVAGPAIIAFGIDNGITALKSQNWLPVAAAGVAYLITGVIGAVLIAWYTVLSARISQAILIDLRKRVFLHTQKLSLEFHESYTSGRIISRQTSDLDSIRELLDSGINQLVQGFLYMLFIAIALFWLDWVSGVVLLCSLVPLYLLTRWFQKRSQVLFRISRVASAKLIVHFVETMTGIRAVKAFRKEKRNEKEFGGLVEDYRDVNARVIQLFGIFDPGLVMIGNLTVGAVLLVGGFRVADGQLAIGVLLATLLYTRRFFDPMEEMAMFYNSYQSAAAALEKISGVLEEEPSVPDPVQPTDLWTAEGHVRFDDVTFAYKRDRVILPEFSLDIPAGQTVALVGSTGAGKSTLAKLISRFYDPSEGEVTLDGVDLRDMHPKDLRRAIVMVTQEAYLFSGSVAENIALGKPDATREEIEEAAIAVGAHEFIAGLPNGYDTDVNKRGGRVSAGQRQLISFARAFLANPAVLILDEATSSLDIPSERLVQEALQTLLADRTAVIIAHRLSTVAIADRVLVMEHGRVVEDGSPGELIAGTGRFAQLHAAWRDSLV from the coding sequence GTGAGCACCGCGACCGTCCTGGGCGTCGAAGGCGAAGAGCGCAACGACCTCAACAAGGAGGAGAGCCGGCAGATCCGCCGGCGCTCCCTCCGCCTGCTCGGCTCGCTGCTGCACCCGCTGCGCACGCGGCTGGTGCTGACCGCGATCGTCGTCGTGATCAGCACGGCCGGCCAGGTGGCAGGCCCCGCGATCATCGCGTTCGGCATCGACAACGGCATCACGGCGCTGAAGAGCCAGAACTGGCTCCCGGTCGCCGCCGCCGGCGTGGCGTACCTGATCACCGGCGTCATCGGCGCCGTGCTGATCGCGTGGTACACCGTGCTCAGCGCGCGGATCAGCCAGGCGATCCTGATCGACCTGCGCAAGCGGGTGTTCCTGCACACCCAGAAGCTCTCGCTGGAGTTCCACGAGTCGTACACGTCCGGCCGCATCATCTCGCGGCAGACCAGCGACCTGGACTCCATCCGCGAGCTGCTGGACTCCGGCATCAACCAGCTCGTGCAGGGCTTCCTGTACATGCTGTTCATCGCGATCGCGCTGTTCTGGCTCGACTGGGTGAGCGGCGTCGTGCTGCTCTGCTCGCTGGTGCCGCTGTACCTGCTGACCCGCTGGTTCCAGAAGCGCTCGCAGGTGCTGTTCCGCATCTCGCGGGTGGCGTCGGCGAAGCTGATCGTGCATTTCGTGGAGACCATGACCGGCATCCGCGCGGTCAAGGCGTTCCGCAAGGAGAAGCGCAACGAGAAGGAGTTCGGCGGCCTGGTCGAGGACTACCGCGACGTCAACGCGCGGGTCATCCAGCTGTTCGGGATCTTCGACCCGGGCCTGGTGATGATCGGCAACCTGACGGTCGGCGCCGTGCTGCTCGTCGGCGGCTTCCGGGTCGCGGACGGCCAGCTGGCGATCGGCGTGCTGCTGGCGACGCTGCTCTACACCCGCCGGTTCTTCGACCCGATGGAGGAGATGGCGATGTTCTACAACTCCTACCAGTCGGCCGCCGCGGCGCTCGAGAAGATCTCGGGCGTCCTGGAGGAGGAGCCGAGTGTTCCCGACCCGGTGCAGCCCACGGACCTGTGGACGGCGGAGGGCCACGTGCGCTTCGACGACGTGACCTTCGCCTACAAGCGGGACCGCGTCATCCTGCCGGAGTTCAGCCTGGACATCCCGGCAGGGCAGACGGTGGCGCTCGTCGGCTCGACCGGTGCGGGCAAGTCGACGCTGGCCAAGCTCATCTCGCGGTTCTACGACCCGAGCGAGGGCGAGGTCACGCTCGACGGCGTGGACCTGAGGGACATGCACCCGAAGGACCTGCGGCGCGCCATCGTCATGGTCACCCAGGAGGCGTACCTGTTCAGCGGCTCGGTCGCCGAGAACATCGCGCTCGGCAAGCCGGACGCGACGCGCGAGGAGATCGAGGAGGCGGCGATCGCGGTCGGCGCCCACGAGTTCATCGCGGGACTGCCGAACGGCTACGACACCGACGTGAACAAGCGCGGCGGCCGGGTGTCCGCCGGTCAGCGGCAGCTGATCTCGTTCGCCCGGGCGTTCCTGGCGAACCCGGCGGTGCTCATCCTGGACGAGGCGACGAGCTCGCTCGACATCCCGAGCGAGCGCCTGGTGCAGGAGGCGCTGCAGACGCTGCTCGCCGACCGCACCGCGGTGATCATCGCGCACCGTCTGTCGACGGTCGCGATCGCGGACCGGGTGCTCGTCATGGAGCACGGCCGCGTGGTGGAGGACGGCTCGCCGGGCGAGCTCATCGCCGGCACGGGCCGGTTCGCCCAGCTCCACGCCGCGTGGCGGGACTCGCTGGTCTGA
- a CDS encoding LuxR C-terminal-related transcriptional regulator yields MVGGDNSVARPLRVAVADDAVLLREGIGQILRAGGVEVVASVDTAEQLLDALAADGGTDGGSDGSIDAVVLDIKMPPTHTDEGLRALETLRASGSQVGVLLLSMYTTASYAIRAMSAGSGTGYLLKDRVADADALVNAVRTVASGGSVVDPEVVQVLVAARSTEAAVESLSSREVDVLRLMAEGMSNAGIAAALHLSLRTVESHIGHIMNKLDIEETTEGHRRVLAVLRFLGRDA; encoded by the coding sequence GTGGTCGGGGGAGACAACTCGGTAGCCCGTCCGCTCCGGGTGGCAGTCGCCGATGACGCTGTGCTGCTCCGCGAGGGGATCGGGCAGATTCTGCGCGCGGGCGGCGTGGAGGTCGTGGCGTCGGTGGACACCGCCGAGCAGCTGCTCGACGCGCTCGCGGCCGACGGCGGCACCGACGGCGGCTCCGACGGCTCGATCGACGCCGTCGTGCTCGACATCAAGATGCCTCCCACGCACACCGACGAAGGCCTCCGCGCACTCGAGACGCTGCGCGCGTCCGGCTCGCAGGTCGGCGTCCTCCTGCTCTCGATGTACACGACGGCGTCGTATGCCATCCGCGCCATGAGCGCCGGGAGTGGCACCGGTTACCTGCTGAAGGACCGCGTCGCCGACGCCGACGCGCTCGTGAACGCCGTCCGCACGGTCGCGTCCGGCGGGTCGGTCGTCGACCCCGAGGTCGTCCAGGTGCTCGTGGCCGCGCGCTCGACCGAGGCGGCGGTCGAGTCGCTGTCGTCGCGGGAGGTCGACGTGCTGCGGCTGATGGCGGAGGGGATGTCCAACGCGGGCATCGCCGCCGCGCTGCACCTCAGCCTCCGCACCGTCGAGTCGCACATCGGCCACATCATGAACAAGCTGGACATCGAGGAGACCACCGAGGGCCACCGGCGTGTGCTCGCGGTGCTGCGCTTCCTCGGCCGGGACGCCTGA
- a CDS encoding sensor histidine kinase gives MGAGRLWLRAAAVTVTIAVNVLAQVFSAMTGNYGPRPQGVGWAIVFVAVALDYVICAVIAWRAIRSSAPGWLMVGAAFFWAAGAWYPLTRDLGWLWPLVEGVTDLWAVLVGILVLTYPGGHLVSRFDRVVAYTLSGAFLVRFLGILLFSSPSAADCGCVANPYAILPSPDADYWLGVAWRIVGVVLLLAVAGRLAVRWVTSTLPARRVSFVMPLALLLWCYGTVQDSISFALGWDSGWLQFIPPVAIALIPPAFVGGVFYARGLRSRVADLVIVARDKVDRALWESSLARTLHDHSLRVFWWDEHRRAYRTSAGDAVPDGDRAERPGRSTMAIDSDQGPIALIEHDVALGQDDRLLDAVSSALLLSVDNDRLRGRLEQTIQELRESRLRIVEEGYLARRRLERDLHDGSQQQLVSLAIGLRIAATKAGAAGQPELVGDLEKASAQLADALRELRELARGIHPTVLTDGDLRSALEELAQRSVTPVEVHVELAERLPDVVEETIYYCVSECLANAAKHAQARNCAVLVTRDDGAVTVTVKDDGRGGAQIEPGGGLEGLRDRVETVGGHVEVRSVAGLGTIVELVLPAQVAEGSRP, from the coding sequence ATGGGGGCCGGGCGCCTCTGGCTGCGGGCCGCCGCCGTCACGGTGACGATCGCCGTCAACGTGCTGGCGCAGGTGTTCAGCGCGATGACGGGGAACTACGGCCCGCGTCCGCAGGGCGTCGGCTGGGCCATCGTGTTCGTGGCCGTCGCGCTGGACTACGTCATCTGCGCGGTCATCGCGTGGCGCGCGATCCGCAGCTCGGCGCCCGGCTGGCTGATGGTGGGCGCCGCGTTCTTCTGGGCGGCCGGCGCCTGGTATCCGCTCACCCGCGACCTCGGCTGGCTGTGGCCGCTGGTGGAAGGCGTGACCGACCTGTGGGCGGTGCTGGTCGGCATCCTGGTGCTCACGTATCCCGGCGGCCACCTCGTCTCGCGATTCGACCGCGTCGTCGCCTACACGCTGAGCGGCGCGTTCCTGGTGCGGTTCCTGGGCATCCTGCTGTTCTCCTCGCCGTCGGCCGCCGACTGCGGCTGCGTGGCGAACCCGTACGCCATCCTGCCGAGCCCGGACGCCGACTACTGGCTCGGCGTGGCGTGGCGGATCGTCGGCGTCGTCCTGCTCCTCGCCGTGGCCGGTCGGCTGGCGGTGCGCTGGGTGACCAGCACGCTCCCCGCCCGGCGGGTGTCGTTCGTGATGCCGCTCGCGCTGCTGCTGTGGTGCTACGGCACGGTGCAGGACTCGATCAGCTTCGCGCTCGGCTGGGACAGCGGCTGGCTGCAGTTCATCCCGCCTGTCGCGATCGCGCTCATCCCGCCCGCGTTCGTGGGCGGAGTCTTCTACGCCCGCGGGCTGCGCTCGCGCGTGGCGGACCTCGTCATCGTCGCGCGCGACAAGGTGGACAGGGCGCTCTGGGAGTCGAGCCTCGCGCGCACTCTGCACGACCATTCCCTGCGCGTGTTCTGGTGGGATGAGCACCGGCGCGCGTACCGCACCAGCGCGGGCGACGCGGTGCCGGACGGCGACCGGGCCGAGCGTCCGGGACGCTCCACGATGGCGATCGACTCGGACCAGGGGCCGATCGCCCTCATCGAGCACGACGTGGCCCTCGGCCAGGACGACCGGCTGCTGGACGCGGTCTCCTCCGCCCTGCTGCTCTCGGTCGACAACGACCGGCTGCGCGGACGGCTCGAGCAGACCATCCAGGAGCTGCGTGAGTCCCGGCTGCGCATCGTGGAGGAGGGCTACCTCGCCAGGCGGCGGCTGGAGCGCGACCTGCACGACGGCTCGCAGCAGCAGCTCGTGTCGTTGGCCATCGGCCTCCGGATCGCCGCGACGAAAGCCGGCGCCGCCGGGCAGCCGGAACTCGTCGGCGACCTGGAGAAGGCGTCGGCGCAGCTCGCGGACGCCCTCAGGGAGCTGCGCGAGCTCGCGCGCGGCATCCACCCGACCGTGCTGACCGACGGCGACCTCCGCTCTGCGCTGGAGGAGCTGGCCCAGCGCAGCGTGACGCCGGTGGAGGTGCACGTCGAGCTCGCGGAGCGCCTGCCGGACGTCGTCGAGGAGACCATCTACTACTGCGTCTCGGAGTGCCTGGCCAACGCCGCCAAGCACGCGCAGGCCCGCAACTGCGCGGTGCTCGTGACGCGCGACGATGGCGCGGTGACCGTGACGGTGAAGGACGACGGCCGCGGGGGAGCTCAGATCGAGCCGGGCGGCGGGCTGGAAGGCCTGCGCGATCGGGTGGAGACCGTCGGCGGCCATGTCGAGGTGCGGTCGGTCGCCGGCCTCGGGACGATCGTGGAGCTGGTGCTCCCGGCTCAGGTGGCCGAGGGCAGCAGGCCCTGA
- the ddaH gene encoding dimethylargininase — MTSSWARRLVASLVSAVAVAAIGLVAATLVLLVANQLNSAVLGSITPYVAWNALAAFVLAAIAALLGAYDRRWIAVVAGILVGLISAAIGTLVLFSTLNVTLTGQAWGQIASSFIGINLPFWLAVAIAFPTAGFAVFGAIESQGGATARKIALVRIPAGNLSEGLITHIEREAVDSELADKQWDDYVAALSAAGWQTVEVASADQLADSVFVEDTAVVFGDTAVISRPGADERKPEVAGTEAALRAQGLRLERIEEPGTLDGGDVLKVGDTVYVGRGGRTNAEGIRQLRALVAPLGYTVVAVPVTKALHLKTAVTALPDGTVIGYEPIVDDPRIFQRFLPVPEAHGTAVVVLDDATVLMSSSAPGSVALVEDLGYTVIQVDISEFEKLEGCVTCLSIRIR, encoded by the coding sequence ATGACTTCCTCCTGGGCCCGCCGGCTCGTCGCCTCCCTCGTGTCCGCCGTCGCCGTGGCCGCCATCGGCCTGGTGGCCGCCACGCTCGTGCTGCTAGTCGCGAACCAGCTCAACTCGGCCGTGCTCGGGAGCATCACGCCGTACGTGGCCTGGAACGCACTCGCGGCGTTCGTCCTCGCGGCGATCGCGGCCCTGCTGGGCGCGTACGACCGGCGCTGGATCGCGGTCGTCGCCGGCATCCTGGTCGGCCTCATCAGCGCGGCGATCGGCACGCTCGTCCTGTTCTCGACGCTGAACGTCACGCTCACCGGGCAGGCCTGGGGCCAGATCGCGAGCTCCTTCATCGGCATCAACCTGCCGTTCTGGCTCGCCGTCGCCATCGCGTTCCCGACCGCCGGCTTCGCCGTGTTCGGGGCCATCGAGTCGCAGGGCGGCGCCACCGCCCGCAAGATCGCCCTGGTGCGCATCCCGGCCGGCAACCTCAGCGAAGGCCTCATCACCCACATCGAGCGCGAGGCCGTCGACAGCGAGCTCGCCGACAAGCAGTGGGACGATTACGTCGCGGCCCTCTCCGCCGCCGGCTGGCAGACCGTCGAGGTCGCCAGCGCCGACCAGCTCGCCGACTCCGTGTTCGTGGAGGACACGGCCGTGGTCTTCGGCGACACCGCCGTGATCAGCCGTCCCGGCGCCGACGAGCGCAAGCCGGAGGTCGCCGGCACCGAGGCCGCGCTGCGCGCGCAGGGCCTCCGCCTGGAGCGCATCGAGGAGCCGGGAACGCTCGACGGCGGCGACGTCCTCAAGGTCGGCGACACCGTCTACGTCGGCCGCGGCGGCCGCACGAACGCGGAGGGCATCCGCCAGCTGCGCGCGCTCGTCGCGCCGCTCGGCTACACGGTGGTCGCGGTGCCGGTCACCAAGGCCCTGCACCTCAAGACCGCCGTCACCGCCCTCCCGGACGGCACCGTCATCGGCTACGAGCCGATCGTGGACGACCCGCGGATCTTCCAGCGCTTCCTCCCGGTCCCGGAGGCGCACGGCACCGCCGTCGTCGTGCTGGACGACGCGACCGTGCTGATGTCGTCGTCGGCGCCGGGCTCGGTCGCGCTGGTCGAGGACCTCGGCTACACGGTCATCCAGGTCGACATCTCGGAGTTCGAGAAGCTCGAGGGCTGCGTCACCTGCCTGTCGATCCGCATCCGCTGA
- a CDS encoding MGMT family protein: MPSTSEDSAGDDFASRVLAVVDSIPPGQVMTYGDVAAALGSRAARMVGQVMAYYGGDVPWWRVVRSSGHPPANHEHIALEHYRAEGTPLLGGGRSPYRVDLRTARHDAR, translated from the coding sequence GTGCCCTCGACCTCTGAGGACAGCGCGGGCGACGACTTCGCCTCGCGCGTCCTCGCGGTCGTGGACAGCATCCCGCCCGGCCAGGTGATGACCTACGGCGACGTCGCCGCAGCGCTCGGCTCGCGCGCCGCCCGGATGGTCGGCCAGGTGATGGCGTACTACGGCGGCGACGTGCCCTGGTGGCGCGTCGTGCGCTCGAGCGGGCATCCTCCCGCGAACCACGAGCACATCGCACTGGAGCACTACCGCGCCGAGGGGACGCCCCTGCTCGGCGGCGGAAGGTCGCCGTACCGGGTGGACCTGAGGACGGCCAGGCACGACGCTCGCTGA
- a CDS encoding GNAT family N-acetyltransferase has protein sequence MAELRLEELSAKTVVAANALSLKPGQEQFIAPVSYSAAAAVADPSTSWQRVVLDGDDVVGFIMGDFNPYAEHDEFKAILWRINVDADDQGRGIGTFAVKALAAEARDRGVGRLYVIWESGELGPEQFFLRTGFQPVGETQYGETIGALDL, from the coding sequence ATGGCTGAGTTGAGACTGGAAGAGTTGAGCGCGAAGACCGTCGTCGCGGCGAACGCGCTGTCGCTGAAGCCCGGCCAGGAGCAGTTCATCGCTCCGGTGTCGTACTCGGCCGCCGCCGCGGTCGCCGACCCGTCCACGTCGTGGCAGCGCGTCGTGCTCGACGGCGACGACGTTGTCGGCTTCATCATGGGCGACTTCAACCCCTACGCCGAGCACGACGAGTTCAAGGCGATCCTCTGGCGCATCAACGTCGACGCCGACGACCAGGGCCGCGGCATCGGCACCTTCGCGGTCAAGGCCCTCGCCGCCGAGGCGCGCGACCGCGGCGTCGGCCGGCTCTACGTGATCTGGGAGTCCGGCGAGCTCGGCCCCGAGCAGTTCTTCCTGCGCACCGGCTTCCAGCCGGTCGGAGAGACGCAGTACGGCGAGACCATCGGTGCCCTCGACCTCTGA
- a CDS encoding ABC transporter ATP-binding protein, translating to MSIAETHQHPPQREEKKRSGTVRTLLRILPFAKSAAPRILLGMVAALLASLVALSIPQVLRWLVDGPLSAGDPAAVWPAALLVVGLGAAEAVFISLRRWFVLTPGTHVEARMRNALYEKLQDLPVAFHDRWPSGQLLSRAVSDLSLIRRWLSFGIVLLVVNVVTIIVGFAILIGWNWILGLIFLVLSVPLWIYGFVFEKKYSIVARRSQDQAGDLATAVEESVHGIRVLKAFGRGKHALKKFESQAEQLRGTEIEKAKAIAGIWLWLLLIPDVAFGICLVVGVWLAAQDQLTVGELVAFFATATVLRFPIESIGFLLSMTFDTRTAADRFFEVMDEVNTITDPAEPKRIADPRGELVFDDVHFRYQDSPERFPDLLNGIDLTVRPGETMALVGLTGSGKSTLTALTTRLYDVTGGAVKVDGVDVRDLTRYDLRQAIAMAFEDATLFSASVRDNVLLGRDGLDPASPEAERILTEALEIAQAGFVYELPEGVETKVGEEGLSLSGGQRQRLALARAVAAAPSILVLDDPLSALDVDTEALVEAALRRVLASTTALVVAHRPSTVTLADRVALLEDGRITAVGTHHDLLVSNEHYRFVLSSLEEERDEEILQEVNL from the coding sequence ATGTCTATCGCTGAAACCCATCAGCACCCTCCGCAAAGAGAAGAGAAGAAGCGCTCGGGGACCGTGCGCACCCTGCTCCGCATCCTGCCGTTCGCCAAGTCGGCGGCGCCCCGCATCCTGCTCGGCATGGTCGCCGCGCTCCTGGCGAGCCTGGTCGCGCTGAGCATCCCGCAGGTGCTGCGCTGGCTGGTCGACGGTCCGCTCTCGGCGGGCGACCCGGCGGCCGTCTGGCCGGCGGCGCTGCTCGTCGTCGGGCTGGGCGCCGCGGAGGCGGTGTTCATCTCGCTGCGGCGCTGGTTCGTGCTCACCCCGGGCACCCACGTCGAGGCGCGGATGCGCAACGCCCTGTACGAGAAGCTGCAGGACCTGCCCGTCGCGTTCCACGACCGCTGGCCGAGCGGCCAGCTGCTGTCGCGCGCCGTCAGCGACCTCAGCCTGATCCGGCGCTGGCTGTCGTTCGGCATCGTGCTGCTCGTCGTCAACGTCGTCACCATCATCGTCGGCTTCGCCATCCTGATCGGCTGGAACTGGATCCTCGGCCTGATCTTCCTGGTGCTGTCCGTGCCGCTGTGGATCTACGGGTTCGTGTTCGAGAAGAAGTACTCGATCGTGGCCCGCCGCAGCCAGGACCAGGCCGGCGACCTGGCGACGGCCGTCGAGGAGTCGGTGCACGGCATCCGCGTCCTCAAGGCGTTCGGCCGCGGCAAGCACGCGCTCAAGAAGTTCGAGTCGCAGGCCGAGCAGCTGCGCGGCACGGAGATCGAGAAGGCGAAGGCCATCGCGGGCATCTGGCTGTGGCTGCTGCTGATCCCGGACGTGGCGTTCGGCATCTGCCTGGTGGTCGGCGTCTGGCTGGCCGCCCAGGACCAGCTGACGGTCGGCGAACTGGTCGCGTTCTTCGCGACGGCCACCGTGCTGCGGTTCCCGATCGAGTCGATCGGCTTCCTGCTCTCGATGACGTTCGACACGCGCACAGCGGCCGACCGCTTCTTCGAGGTCATGGACGAGGTCAACACGATCACCGACCCGGCTGAGCCGAAGCGGATCGCGGACCCGCGCGGTGAGCTCGTCTTCGACGACGTGCACTTCCGCTACCAGGACTCGCCCGAGCGCTTCCCCGACCTCCTGAACGGCATCGACCTCACGGTCCGGCCGGGGGAGACGATGGCGCTGGTCGGTCTGACCGGAAGCGGCAAGTCGACGCTGACCGCGCTCACCACCCGCCTGTACGACGTGACCGGCGGCGCGGTGAAGGTGGACGGCGTGGACGTGCGCGACCTCACCCGCTACGACCTGCGGCAGGCCATCGCCATGGCGTTCGAGGACGCGACACTGTTCTCGGCCTCCGTGCGCGACAACGTGCTGCTCGGCCGCGACGGGCTCGACCCGGCCTCCCCGGAGGCCGAGCGGATCCTGACCGAGGCGCTGGAGATCGCGCAGGCCGGCTTCGTCTACGAGCTCCCGGAGGGCGTGGAGACGAAGGTCGGCGAGGAAGGCCTCAGCCTGTCCGGCGGTCAGCGTCAGCGGCTCGCGCTCGCGCGCGCCGTGGCCGCGGCGCCGAGCATCCTGGTGCTGGACGACCCGCTGTCGGCGCTCGACGTCGACACCGAGGCGCTGGTGGAGGCCGCCCTCCGCCGGGTCCTGGCGTCCACCACCGCCCTGGTCGTCGCGCACCGTCCTTCGACGGTGACGCTGGCCGACCGGGTCGCCCTGCTGGAGGACGGCCGCATCACCGCGGTCGGCACCCACCACGACCTGCTCGTGTCCAACGAGCACTACCGTTTCGTCCTCTCCTCCCTCGAAGAGGAGCGCGACGAGGAGATCCTTCAGGAGGTGAACCTGTGA
- a CDS encoding Glu/Leu/Phe/Val dehydrogenase family protein, with translation MSVLPTDLPHETLHVVKGRRSGLTISIAVHSTVLGPALGGCRVWNYDSWQEAVADSLRLAEGMTFKNAAAGLNRGGGKAVVYLPRGHQLSPTERYEVMLDLGDAVESLGGSYMTAEDVGTSAEDMSVVATRTASVCGLPPAEGGVGEPSDATAAGVYAGLLATLERATGSRDVAGRRVTVLGLGHVGSIIAMRLASEGAVLTVTDVNPAKRALADALGAAWVEPDEAHRVEGDLFVPAGVGGVLTDTVIDELRVKAVVGPANNQLAERSGAERLAARGILWAPDFVVNAGGVIFLAMMNEADASAEDTRERVEAIGDIVARVFDVAAERGITTLEAADEIALARLREPAHA, from the coding sequence ATGTCCGTCCTGCCCACCGACCTTCCGCACGAAACACTGCATGTGGTGAAGGGGAGGCGGAGCGGCCTCACCATCAGCATCGCGGTGCACTCCACCGTCCTCGGCCCCGCCCTCGGCGGCTGCCGCGTGTGGAACTACGACTCCTGGCAGGAGGCCGTCGCCGACTCCCTGCGCCTGGCCGAGGGGATGACGTTCAAGAACGCCGCAGCCGGCCTCAACCGCGGCGGCGGCAAGGCCGTCGTCTACCTGCCGCGCGGGCACCAGCTCAGCCCGACCGAGCGCTACGAGGTCATGCTCGACCTCGGCGACGCCGTCGAGAGCCTGGGCGGCAGCTACATGACCGCGGAGGACGTCGGCACGAGCGCCGAGGACATGTCCGTCGTCGCCACCCGCACCGCCAGCGTGTGCGGCCTCCCGCCCGCGGAGGGCGGCGTCGGAGAGCCGAGCGACGCGACCGCCGCCGGTGTCTACGCCGGCCTGCTCGCGACCCTGGAGCGCGCCACCGGCAGCCGCGACGTCGCCGGCCGCCGGGTCACCGTGCTCGGCCTCGGCCACGTCGGCTCGATCATCGCCATGCGCCTTGCCAGCGAGGGCGCTGTCCTCACCGTGACCGACGTCAACCCGGCCAAGCGCGCGCTCGCGGACGCCCTCGGCGCCGCCTGGGTGGAGCCGGACGAGGCGCACCGCGTGGAGGGCGACCTGTTCGTCCCCGCGGGCGTCGGCGGGGTCCTGACCGACACCGTGATCGACGAGCTGCGCGTCAAGGCGGTCGTCGGCCCGGCCAACAACCAGCTCGCCGAGCGCTCCGGCGCTGAGCGGCTCGCCGCCCGCGGCATCCTGTGGGCACCGGACTTCGTCGTCAACGCCGGCGGCGTCATCTTCCTCGCCATGATGAACGAGGCGGACGCCTCGGCGGAGGACACCCGCGAGCGCGTCGAGGCGATCGGCGACATCGTGGCGCGCGTCTTCGATGTGGCCGCAGAGCGCGGGATCACCACGCTGGAGGCCGCCGACGAGATCGCGCTGGCGCGCCTGCGGGAGCCCGCGCACGCCTGA